The following are encoded in a window of Rosa chinensis cultivar Old Blush chromosome 4, RchiOBHm-V2, whole genome shotgun sequence genomic DNA:
- the LOC112200947 gene encoding probable pectinesterase 29 gives MSFLLPWLAYYSFVAILLGIGLLGQLGVDGQVYKLYGQKKLAIYTITVDQSGQGNFTKIQSAIDAVPSNNKHWVCIKISAGTYREKVKIPFDKPYILLKGENKRQTQIVWDDIGPVDQSATFTSEAPSITVKSITFANSYNNPFNSNRQITQALAAMISGDKTSFYKCGFFGFQDTLWAVEGRQFYKHCTIQGAIDFIFGHAQAIFQGCSISVLAGNLQPGGIGYITAQGREHPNEPGAFIFKNCRVHGTGLTYLGRAWRLYSRVIFYDSNLSDIVVPQGWDGWQALGHEDLLTFAEYGCYGPGADTSKRVSWEKKLSPNIVQQFTSLNFIDSDGWLIDQPF, from the exons ATGTCATTTCTTCTTCCATGGTTAGCTTACTATTCATTTGTTGCCATCTTGCTAGGGATTGGATTATTAGGGCAACTAGGTGTAGATGGCCAGGTCTATAAGTTGTACGGCCAAAAGAAATTGGCTATTTACACCATCACCGTAGATCAATCCGGCCAAGGAAACTTCACCAAAATACAATCTGCCATTGATGCTGTTCCTTCAAACAACAAGCATTGGGTTTGCATCAAGATCTCCGCCGGCACCTATAG GGAGAAGGTGAAAATCCCTTTTGATAAGCCGTACATACTTCTGAAAGGAGAAAACAAGCGACAAACACAAATTGTTTGGGATGATATTGGCCCTGTTGACCAAAGTGCCACTTTCACTTCTGAAGCCCCTAGTATCACTGTCAAATCTATCACTTTTGCT AATTCATACAACAATCCTTTTAATAGCAATCGTCAAATTACACAAGCATTGGCAGCGATGATAAGTGGTGACAAAACTTCCTTCTATAAATGTGGATTCTTTGGGTTTCAAGACACTTTGTGGGCGGTTGAAGGACGCCAATTTTACAAGCATTGCACTATCCAAGGTGCTATTGATTTTATCTTTGGCCATGCCCAGGCCATTTTCCAG GGATGCTCCATATCAGTGCTTGCGGGAAATCTGCAGCCCGGTGGGATAGGATACATCACAGCACAGGGGAGAGAACATCCAAATGAACCTGGTGCTTTTATTTTCAAGAATTGCAGGGTGCATGGTACTGGTTTAACCTATTTGGGAAGGGCATGGAGACTGTACTCGAGGGTCATTTTCTACGATTCCAACTTATCAGACATTGTAGTCCCTCAGGGTTGGGATGGTTGGCAGGCTCTTGGCCATGA GGACCTATTGACATTTGCCGAGTATGGGTGCTATGGTCCAGGAGCCGACACTTCGAAGCGTGTGAGTTGGGAAAAGAAGCTTAGCCCTAATATCGTGCAACAGTTTACTAGCTTGAATTTCATTGATTCTGATGGATGGCTCATTGACCAGCCTTTCTAA
- the LOC112199296 gene encoding uncharacterized protein LOC112199296, with amino-acid sequence MSTHPITKILNKNSLEGPHFNQWLRNLKIVLTFDKIAYVLQNAPPHTPLAENATDEQRVAYQNHKDNDTQAKCVILASINSQFQKQHENMDNAISILVHLTELFGERNRNVRFTAVNELIKTKHVRGASVHQHGLKMIGLIEQIQDLGFALDAGLAQDLLLSSLDDSFSQFIMNYNM; translated from the coding sequence ATGTCAACACATCCTATCACCAAAATTCTTAACAAGAATAGTCTTGAGGGCCCACACTTCAATCAGTGGCTCCGCAATTTGAAAATTGTATTGACATTCGATAAGATCGCTTATGTCTTACAAAATGCACCTCCTCACACTCCATTGGCTGAAAATGCAACCGATGAGCAACGTGTTGCTTATCAAAATCATAAGGATAATGACACTCAAGCTAAATGTGTTATACTTGCATCCATAAACTCACAATTTCAGAAGCAACATGAGAATATGGATAACGCCATTTCTATATTAGTCCATCTCACTGAATTGTTTGGTGAGAGAAATAGAAATGTGCGATTCACAGCTGTCAATGAGCTTATTAAGACAAAGCATGTGAGGGGTGCTTCTGTGCATCAACATGGTCTCAAAATGATAGGACTCATTGAGCAAATTCAAGACCTAGGTTTTGCACTTGATGCGGGGCTAGCTCAagatcttcttctttcctcccTAGATGATTCATTTTCTCAGTTCATAATGAACTACAATATGTAG